The following proteins are encoded in a genomic region of Maribacter hydrothermalis:
- the nagB gene encoding glucosamine-6-phosphate deaminase — protein MKNAVKDSKIDISHQPIGQFEETRFEKIHNVIFQDSNEASIQVAHEIAALIKKRQGQKRNCVLGLATGSSPIRVYEELVRLHKEEGLSFKNVVTFNLDEYLPMEPNNIQSYFYFMHEHLFNHVDIPEKNIHIPDGTVSNEETTAYCLSYEQKIKENGGLDFQLLGIGRTGHVGFNEPGSHFNSGTRVITLDHITRVDAGPSFLGIDNVPRKAITMGISTVRKAKRIVLLGWGQNKADIIKKTIEGEISSHVPATYLQEHDNCTFVLDTGAGSELTKNKTPWLVDSCVWTEELRAKAIIWLCENTGKTILSLTDKDYNDNGMADLLASEEAYDLNIKMFNKLQHTITGWPGGKPNADDTYRPERATPAKKRVIIFSPHPDDDVISMGGTFDRLVEQGHEVHVVYQTSGNIAVSDTDARKYAEIAMHINPSKEAEKIIKSIADKNDTRIDSPEVRNLKGKIRRGESYAATRYMGLQDKNVHFLDLPFYETGTIKKKNLSNDDIALVVDIIKKIKPHQIYAAGDLADPHGTHKVCLDAVFAACEELKSESFMKDCWLWLYRGAWHEWDINEIEMSVPMSPGQVLKKRNAIFFHQSQKDGVMFQGDDSREFWMRAEERNRSTANKFKALGLSSYAAIEAFVRHKFN, from the coding sequence ATGAAAAACGCCGTAAAAGACTCCAAAATCGACATTAGTCACCAACCCATTGGACAGTTCGAGGAAACACGATTTGAAAAAATTCACAATGTAATCTTTCAAGATTCCAACGAAGCATCTATTCAAGTTGCACACGAAATTGCAGCATTGATTAAAAAGAGACAAGGACAAAAAAGAAATTGTGTATTAGGTTTAGCAACAGGCTCATCACCAATTCGAGTTTACGAAGAATTAGTTCGTTTACATAAAGAAGAAGGTTTAAGCTTTAAAAATGTGGTAACTTTTAATTTAGATGAATACTTACCAATGGAGCCAAATAACATTCAAAGTTATTTTTACTTCATGCACGAACATCTTTTTAATCATGTGGATATACCCGAAAAGAATATTCATATACCCGATGGCACAGTTAGTAATGAAGAAACTACGGCATATTGTTTAAGTTATGAACAAAAAATAAAAGAAAATGGTGGACTGGATTTTCAACTTTTGGGCATAGGTAGAACGGGACATGTTGGTTTCAATGAACCAGGCTCCCATTTTAATTCTGGAACAAGGGTTATAACTCTAGATCATATAACAAGAGTAGATGCTGGCCCATCTTTTTTAGGAATTGACAATGTTCCTAGAAAAGCGATTACCATGGGAATTTCTACTGTTAGGAAAGCAAAACGTATTGTTTTATTAGGTTGGGGACAAAATAAAGCAGATATCATAAAAAAAACTATCGAGGGCGAAATTTCTTCACACGTACCGGCAACATACTTACAGGAACATGACAATTGTACTTTTGTCTTAGATACCGGTGCAGGTTCAGAACTAACAAAAAATAAAACGCCTTGGCTGGTTGACTCGTGTGTTTGGACAGAGGAATTACGTGCAAAAGCCATAATATGGCTATGTGAAAATACGGGTAAAACTATTTTAAGCTTAACCGATAAAGATTATAATGACAACGGAATGGCGGACCTTTTAGCGTCTGAAGAAGCATATGACCTAAACATAAAAATGTTTAACAAATTGCAACATACCATAACCGGATGGCCCGGCGGTAAGCCAAATGCTGATGACACGTACAGACCAGAACGGGCTACACCAGCTAAAAAGCGAGTTATTATTTTTAGCCCTCACCCAGACGATGATGTAATTTCAATGGGAGGCACTTTTGATAGATTAGTGGAGCAAGGGCATGAAGTTCATGTAGTGTACCAGACGTCCGGTAATATTGCAGTATCAGATACCGATGCTAGAAAATATGCGGAAATTGCAATGCACATAAATCCTTCAAAAGAGGCTGAAAAAATAATAAAATCAATTGCCGATAAGAATGACACCCGAATTGATTCGCCAGAAGTAAGAAATCTTAAAGGCAAAATAAGACGTGGAGAATCTTATGCAGCTACAAGGTATATGGGATTACAGGACAAAAACGTACATTTTTTAGATTTGCCTTTTTATGAAACAGGAACTATAAAAAAGAAAAATTTATCTAATGACGACATTGCCTTAGTTGTCGATATTATTAAAAAAATTAAACCTCATCAAATTTATGCTGCAGGCGATTTAGCCGACCCCCATGGCACACATAAAGTTTGTCTTGATGCCGTTTTTGCCGCTTGTGAAGAGCTAAAATCTGAATCGTTCATGAAAGATTGCTGGTTATGGTTATATAGAGGTGCTTGGCACGAGTGGGACATAAACGAAATTGAAATGTCTGTTCCAATGAGTCCCGGACAAGTATTGAAAAAACGAAATGCAATTTTCTTTCACCAATCTCAAAAAGATGGTGTAATGTTTCAAGGAGATGATTCTAGAGAATTCTGGATGCGTGCCGAAGAAAGAAATAGAAGCACCGCTAATAAATTCAAAGCCTTAGGCTTATCGTCATATGCCGCTATAGAGGCATTTGTAAGGCATAAATTCAACTAA
- the murQ gene encoding N-acetylmuramic acid 6-phosphate etherase encodes MNYRKITETPSNHDNLELMDTQTILQKMNEEDKKVASAVEKTIPQVTKLVDALAERFNKGGRLFYIGAGTSGRLGILDASEIPPTFGMPHERVIGLIAGGDSAIRKAVENAEDATKQAWLDLKKHNINNIDVVVGIAASGSTPYVIGGLEEAKKNGILTAAITNNPGAPIARIADIPIEINVGPEFLTGSTRMKSGTSQKLVLNMISTALMIKIGRVKGNKMVHMQMSNDKLVDRGTRYIMEGLDIAYDEAEALLRKHGSVKLALDAGKN; translated from the coding sequence ATGAATTATCGAAAAATTACGGAAACGCCGTCGAATCATGACAATTTAGAATTGATGGATACCCAAACCATTCTGCAGAAAATGAATGAAGAGGATAAAAAAGTTGCCTCAGCTGTAGAAAAAACAATACCACAAGTAACCAAGTTGGTTGACGCTTTAGCTGAACGCTTTAATAAAGGTGGGCGTTTGTTTTATATTGGTGCGGGTACTAGTGGACGATTAGGGATTTTAGATGCTTCTGAAATACCACCAACCTTTGGGATGCCTCATGAACGTGTTATTGGCTTAATAGCGGGTGGGGACTCCGCAATTAGAAAAGCCGTTGAAAATGCCGAAGATGCTACCAAACAAGCTTGGTTAGATTTAAAAAAGCATAATATCAATAATATTGACGTAGTGGTGGGTATAGCGGCGTCCGGTAGTACCCCTTATGTAATTGGCGGATTGGAAGAGGCTAAGAAAAACGGAATCCTTACTGCGGCAATCACAAATAATCCTGGAGCACCTATTGCGAGAATAGCAGATATTCCGATTGAGATAAACGTAGGACCAGAGTTTCTTACTGGAAGTACACGTATGAAAAGTGGTACCTCACAAAAGCTAGTCTTGAATATGATTTCTACGGCCTTAATGATAAAAATAGGCAGGGTAAAAGGGAATAAGATGGTACATATGCAAATGAGTAATGATAAGCTAGTTGACCGTGGAACCCGTTACATAATGGAAGGATTAGATATTGCATATGATGAAGCAGAAGCCTTGTTAAGAAAACATGGTTCCGTTAAGCTGGCGCTAGACGCGGGTAAGAATTAA
- a CDS encoding MFS transporter, translating into MIQKDKGAWAWVPVLYFTQGLPYVLVVTVSVIMYKKLGVSNEDIGLYTSILYLPWVLKPLWSPFVDLKSTKRKWFLAMQLLIAIALLGVGLSLPTNMFFISSLACFWMAAFASATNDIASDGYYMLGLTEKKQSFFVGMRSTFYRLAMVTGEGLIVVLAGFLENKYGDNTKAWSVTMSAAAFLMLIMTVANFFVTPKYEAENTVDKEKPAGFLEVFTTFFKKPGIGIALAFILTYRLGESQLVKMASPFLLDSPDKGGLGYSTEQLGTIFGTAGVIFLSIGGILGGIFISRDGLKKWMLPMVLSLNLPNILYAVLAVTNTTNIYAVTATVIFEKFGYGFGFAAFLMYLIYIADGKSKTSHYAIATGFMALGMMLPGMISGYMQQWLGYDGFFIWVVIAALPAVFLLKFISYPADFGKKTTVPNE; encoded by the coding sequence ATGATTCAAAAAGATAAAGGGGCATGGGCTTGGGTTCCCGTTTTATATTTTACTCAAGGTTTACCCTATGTTCTAGTAGTTACCGTATCGGTTATCATGTATAAAAAATTAGGTGTCAGTAATGAAGATATTGGTCTCTATACCAGTATTCTGTATTTGCCTTGGGTCTTAAAACCCTTATGGAGCCCTTTTGTAGACCTTAAAAGCACTAAACGAAAATGGTTTTTAGCAATGCAACTCTTAATTGCCATTGCACTACTAGGTGTTGGGCTTTCACTACCAACTAATATGTTTTTTATTTCATCATTAGCCTGTTTTTGGATGGCGGCTTTTGCATCTGCTACCAATGACATTGCTTCAGATGGGTATTATATGTTGGGACTTACAGAAAAGAAACAATCTTTTTTCGTAGGAATGCGAAGTACATTTTATCGTCTTGCAATGGTAACAGGTGAAGGATTGATTGTTGTATTAGCAGGATTTTTAGAAAACAAATATGGCGATAATACCAAAGCTTGGAGTGTAACGATGTCCGCAGCAGCCTTTTTAATGTTGATAATGACCGTTGCCAACTTCTTTGTTACCCCTAAATATGAAGCTGAAAACACAGTAGACAAAGAGAAGCCTGCAGGCTTTTTAGAAGTATTTACAACCTTCTTTAAAAAACCCGGAATAGGTATTGCTTTAGCCTTTATACTTACTTACCGGTTAGGCGAATCTCAGTTGGTAAAAATGGCTTCACCGTTTCTATTAGATTCGCCTGATAAAGGCGGCCTTGGCTATTCGACCGAGCAGCTAGGGACCATTTTTGGTACAGCGGGCGTAATTTTTCTTTCTATTGGAGGAATACTAGGCGGGATTTTTATTTCCAGGGACGGTTTAAAAAAATGGATGTTACCAATGGTGCTTTCTTTAAATCTCCCTAACATTTTATACGCTGTTTTAGCAGTAACCAATACGACTAATATATATGCGGTAACGGCAACAGTAATTTTTGAGAAATTCGGATACGGATTCGGTTTTGCCGCCTTTTTAATGTATCTCATTTACATTGCCGACGGGAAATCTAAAACATCGCATTATGCAATTGCAACAGGTTTTATGGCATTGGGTATGATGCTACCAGGAATGATTAGCGGTTATATGCAACAATGGTTGGGCTACGACGGCTTTTTTATCTGGGTAGTTATTGCTGCCTTACCTGCTGTTTTTCTATTAAAATTCATTTCTTATCCGGCAGATTTCGGTAAAAAAACAACAGTTCCCAATGAATAA
- a CDS encoding glycoside hydrolase family 10 protein, with translation MSKQYTLLTLLLVLLNSCGVFKSYEKHPKTEFRGVWIATVVNIDWPKNGNDTSEKQKADYLKILDFYQKENYNAVIVQVRAAGDAFYESKYAPYSRFLTGEEGKAPKWNTNVLDWMILEAHERGMEFHAWLNPYRATFDENFEVLSETHDYCTHPEWMVHYGTKNYYNPGLPEVRAHFANIIAELVSNYDIDAIHFDDYFYPYKIKDAVFNDSLAFETYAQKGQHIDDWRRSNIDSLVKQSHETINSIKPWVQLGISPFGVWKNNSTDPRGSDTKAGQTTYEDLYADPLLWMEKGWIDYLAPQVYWSMDLPVASHRKIVDWWSNNNFNTKLYIGNGPYKIRNNADKAWEDFKELPNQLKLARETPQIAGNIMFSAKSLMSDKDDVVEYIHKKYYKLPALNPAFSISNKSVYNTPHLSITEQNEKDFVLHIDSTKNMRYALLYSSGRKAKEEYPIKKLVFKIFLDGNPNRLLIPRSEVSDSFLALSFIDVYGVETEPTIINIKQLIKNDSKR, from the coding sequence ATGTCGAAACAATATACGCTACTAACATTATTACTTGTACTACTCAATTCTTGCGGAGTTTTTAAATCTTATGAAAAACATCCAAAAACAGAATTTAGAGGGGTTTGGATTGCTACCGTCGTAAATATAGATTGGCCAAAGAATGGTAATGATACTTCAGAAAAACAGAAAGCAGATTATTTGAAAATTCTTGATTTTTATCAGAAAGAAAATTACAATGCTGTTATTGTTCAAGTTCGTGCTGCCGGAGATGCTTTTTACGAATCTAAATACGCCCCATATTCCCGCTTTTTAACCGGAGAAGAAGGTAAAGCTCCAAAATGGAATACTAACGTTCTGGATTGGATGATTTTAGAAGCTCATGAACGTGGCATGGAATTTCATGCATGGTTAAATCCCTATAGAGCAACGTTCGATGAAAATTTTGAGGTGCTCTCTGAAACACATGACTATTGCACGCACCCAGAATGGATGGTTCATTATGGCACAAAAAACTATTACAATCCTGGGCTACCGGAAGTTAGAGCACATTTTGCAAATATTATTGCCGAATTGGTGTCTAATTACGATATAGATGCAATTCATTTTGATGATTATTTTTATCCGTATAAAATTAAAGATGCCGTTTTTAACGATTCCCTTGCTTTTGAAACCTATGCTCAAAAAGGTCAGCATATTGATGATTGGCGAAGAAGTAATATTGATTCGCTTGTAAAACAATCTCATGAAACCATAAACTCCATTAAACCATGGGTACAATTAGGTATAAGTCCGTTTGGAGTTTGGAAAAACAACAGTACCGACCCAAGAGGTTCAGACACTAAAGCAGGTCAAACAACTTATGAAGATTTATATGCAGACCCTTTGCTTTGGATGGAAAAAGGTTGGATAGACTACTTAGCGCCACAGGTATATTGGAGTATGGATTTACCAGTGGCATCGCACCGAAAAATTGTGGATTGGTGGTCAAACAATAATTTCAACACAAAACTTTATATTGGTAATGGCCCCTATAAAATTAGAAACAATGCCGACAAAGCCTGGGAAGATTTCAAAGAATTGCCCAACCAATTAAAACTTGCCCGCGAAACACCACAAATAGCGGGAAATATAATGTTTAGTGCTAAATCTCTAATGAGCGATAAAGACGACGTAGTAGAATACATCCATAAAAAGTATTACAAACTACCCGCTTTAAATCCTGCGTTTTCAATATCAAATAAGTCTGTATATAATACACCACATTTATCCATTACAGAACAAAATGAAAAAGACTTCGTTCTTCATATTGATAGTACCAAAAACATGCGCTATGCGTTACTATATAGTTCTGGACGAAAAGCTAAAGAGGAATATCCAATTAAAAAATTAGTTTTTAAAATTTTCTTAGATGGTAATCCAAACAGATTATTAATTCCTAGAAGCGAAGTATCCGATTCTTTTTTAGCACTTAGTTTTATAGACGTTTACGGTGTTGAAACTGAACCGACAATAATAAATATAAAGCAACTCATAAAAAATGATTCAAAAAGATAA
- a CDS encoding glycoside hydrolase family 3 protein gives MNKVIPTTQALKQLSLTQKVGQLFMPAAFINDTEEEIQQLETLISEHHVGGLCFFHSRASAATNFEGKKKIVVNENSFDTLKNLIKRYQKAATFPLLISIDAEWGLAMRIENTPQYPYAITLGANTENKDLVFEVGKQIAKDCKAAGIHWNLSPVVDVNVNLNNPVIGYRSFGDDKHNVVSMATAFVKGIQSEGVLTSIKHFPGHGDTETDSHLGLPVIDKSKAELVENELFPFQKLIDEGVDSVMVGHLSVPALTTNSNLPSSINKDIITGVLRNDMGFNGVVISDALNMHAVSKNYSTKGELEWLAFNAGNDVLCFAEHIKEGIQFILKNASETQINKSIERIWQLKEKAITENNSQTELTDPSFLNRKIAEQSLTLYHGTAAKIAEFTTTNFCTLTIKRFVTDQTKQAILDNIVEMKKEVKNETDILLLLTPPQIKPTNKFGFFDEEIDFINELITTKNVVLYHFGNPYALKFFKTDQTTATVIAYQNFKEFQDVATEHFLGNLEAKGKLPVLLN, from the coding sequence ATGAATAAAGTAATACCTACAACACAAGCATTAAAACAACTATCGCTGACCCAAAAAGTAGGACAGCTATTTATGCCTGCTGCTTTCATCAACGATACTGAAGAAGAAATTCAGCAATTGGAAACACTGATTTCTGAGCACCACGTTGGCGGACTCTGTTTTTTTCATTCAAGAGCAAGTGCGGCAACAAACTTTGAAGGCAAGAAGAAAATAGTGGTTAATGAAAATAGCTTTGACACTTTAAAAAACCTCATCAAAAGATATCAAAAAGCAGCAACCTTTCCCCTATTAATTTCAATAGACGCAGAATGGGGATTGGCCATGCGCATTGAAAACACACCGCAATATCCCTATGCAATAACCTTAGGCGCAAATACCGAAAATAAAGATTTAGTGTTTGAAGTGGGCAAGCAGATTGCCAAAGATTGCAAAGCAGCGGGAATTCACTGGAACTTATCACCTGTGGTAGATGTAAACGTTAATCTGAATAATCCTGTAATAGGCTATCGTTCTTTTGGTGATGACAAGCATAATGTAGTTTCTATGGCGACTGCTTTTGTAAAAGGCATACAAAGTGAAGGTGTACTTACAAGCATAAAACATTTTCCGGGTCACGGAGATACAGAAACGGATTCACATTTGGGGTTGCCCGTTATAGATAAATCGAAAGCTGAACTTGTAGAAAATGAGCTTTTTCCTTTTCAAAAATTAATTGACGAAGGTGTAGATTCGGTTATGGTAGGGCATTTATCTGTTCCTGCACTAACGACCAATTCAAATCTTCCTTCAAGCATTAATAAAGATATAATTACTGGCGTATTACGAAATGATATGGGCTTTAATGGCGTCGTAATTTCCGATGCTTTAAACATGCATGCGGTTTCTAAAAATTATTCAACTAAAGGTGAATTAGAATGGCTTGCTTTTAATGCCGGTAACGACGTATTATGTTTTGCAGAGCATATTAAAGAAGGTATTCAATTCATTTTAAAAAATGCATCAGAAACGCAAATCAATAAAAGCATAGAGCGAATTTGGCAGTTAAAAGAAAAAGCAATTACCGAAAACAATTCGCAAACAGAATTAACCGACCCTTCTTTTCTAAATAGAAAAATAGCAGAGCAATCGCTCACTTTATATCATGGTACAGCTGCGAAAATTGCTGAATTTACAACAACCAATTTCTGCACATTAACTATTAAACGATTTGTGACAGACCAAACAAAACAAGCTATTTTAGATAATATCGTAGAGATGAAAAAGGAGGTTAAAAACGAAACTGATATTCTTTTGCTGTTGACTCCGCCACAAATAAAACCGACCAACAAATTCGGATTTTTTGATGAAGAAATTGACTTTATAAACGAGCTGATTACAACAAAAAACGTTGTTTTATATCACTTTGGAAATCCGTATGCATTGAAGTTTTTCAAAACAGACCAAACAACCGCAACGGTGATTGCATACCAAAATTTTAAAGAATTCCAAGATGTGGCTACAGAACATTTTTTAGGTAATCTTGAAGCAAAAGGAAAATTGCCAGTATTATTAAACTAA
- a CDS encoding PQQ-dependent sugar dehydrogenase: MKNSIILNLLFVVMLNSSCAQNPENKVTTPTKNVFKAELFIDELQVPWGFTFLPDKSILITEKEGKLIHFANGKKTFIGNIPEVYNRGQGGLLDIELHPNYEKNGWIYLTYASTDGNEKGGHTALIRAKLNNNSLTNVEVLYKAVPNTTKGQHFGSRIAFDNNGFLYFSIGERGDRDINPQDIKRDGGKIYRLHDDGRIPADNPFVDIKGAKTAIYSYGHRNPQGLIKHPKTGEIWDNEHGPRGGDEINIIKKGANYGWPLVTYGINYGGTPITDKTEMKGMEQPIYYWVPSIAPSGMAYVTSDKYQNWKGSLLVGSLAFQYLERLVLDGTKVISREKLMDGLGRVRAVKEGPDNLIYVAVEGKGIYKLIPQNK; this comes from the coding sequence ATGAAAAATAGTATCATTTTAAATCTTTTATTCGTTGTAATGCTCAATTCATCATGCGCACAAAACCCTGAAAACAAAGTAACTACCCCAACTAAAAACGTTTTCAAGGCAGAGCTGTTCATCGATGAGCTACAGGTTCCATGGGGGTTTACATTCCTTCCGGATAAAAGTATTTTAATCACTGAAAAAGAAGGAAAATTAATTCATTTTGCTAATGGAAAAAAGACGTTTATCGGTAATATTCCTGAAGTTTATAACAGAGGTCAGGGTGGACTTTTGGATATAGAACTACATCCTAATTATGAAAAAAATGGATGGATTTACCTAACCTATGCCTCTACTGATGGAAATGAAAAAGGAGGTCATACGGCTTTAATAAGAGCAAAATTGAATAACAATTCGCTTACAAATGTCGAAGTACTATATAAAGCGGTACCAAATACCACAAAAGGACAACATTTTGGTTCTAGAATTGCTTTTGATAATAATGGATTTTTATATTTTTCTATAGGTGAACGTGGGGATAGAGATATAAACCCACAAGATATAAAAAGGGATGGAGGTAAAATATATCGTTTACATGATGATGGGCGTATTCCTGCTGATAACCCTTTTGTTGATATTAAAGGAGCCAAGACTGCAATCTATAGCTACGGACACAGAAATCCGCAAGGGTTGATAAAGCACCCAAAAACGGGTGAAATATGGGATAATGAGCATGGCCCAAGAGGAGGTGATGAAATTAATATAATAAAAAAGGGTGCAAACTATGGATGGCCGTTGGTTACTTACGGAATAAACTATGGCGGCACACCTATTACCGATAAAACAGAAATGAAAGGTATGGAACAACCTATTTATTATTGGGTTCCATCCATAGCACCGAGCGGAATGGCCTATGTAACTTCAGATAAGTATCAGAACTGGAAAGGAAGTCTGTTAGTAGGCTCATTAGCATTTCAATATTTAGAACGGTTGGTTTTAGACGGAACAAAAGTTATTTCCCGTGAAAAGTTAATGGATGGTTTAGGAAGAGTACGAGCTGTAAAAGAAGGGCCAGATAATTTAATTTACGTAGCCGTTGAAGGCAAAGGAATTTACAAACTTATTCCACAAAATAAATAA
- a CDS encoding DeoR/GlpR family DNA-binding transcription regulator, translating into MLKEERHQTILNEVDLHNRILITDIAEALDVSIDTIRRDVKELDAENKLRKVHGGAISMGYMTNSTRNTNIYKLEDKAAIAAKAVTMLRDGAVIFLDGGTTCMELARIIPENLNLSCFTISLPVAMELSHKANINVISIGGQISKEAQIAIGANAIHHLSEIRFDYSFIGTGYVDALYGLTEFDWDIVQVKKAVIKASKKTVLLSISEKLNSQHRYKTCDINSINTMITELKPDDTLLKPFKNHDVKIL; encoded by the coding sequence ATGCTAAAAGAAGAACGTCATCAAACCATTTTAAACGAGGTAGATCTTCATAATAGGATTCTAATTACAGATATTGCTGAGGCTTTGGATGTATCAATAGATACTATAAGAAGAGATGTAAAAGAGCTTGATGCTGAAAATAAATTAAGGAAGGTTCATGGCGGTGCTATTTCTATGGGTTATATGACTAATAGTACTAGAAATACCAATATTTATAAATTGGAAGATAAGGCTGCCATTGCAGCTAAGGCGGTGACTATGTTAAGGGATGGTGCCGTAATATTTTTAGATGGAGGTACTACTTGTATGGAACTTGCAAGAATTATTCCTGAAAATTTAAATCTATCCTGTTTTACAATTAGCTTGCCTGTTGCTATGGAACTGTCTCATAAGGCAAATATTAACGTCATTTCTATTGGCGGACAAATATCTAAAGAAGCACAAATAGCCATTGGTGCCAATGCAATACATCATTTATCGGAAATACGTTTCGATTATAGTTTTATTGGAACAGGTTATGTAGATGCGTTATATGGTCTTACTGAGTTTGATTGGGATATTGTTCAGGTTAAAAAAGCTGTTATTAAAGCTTCTAAGAAAACCGTTTTACTTTCCATTTCAGAAAAATTAAACTCACAACACAGGTATAAAACTTGTGATATAAATTCTATAAATACCATGATTACCGAATTAAAACCAGATGACACATTACTGAAGCCTTTTAAGAACCACGATGTAAAAATTTTATAA